Proteins encoded by one window of Synechococcus sp. WH 7805:
- a CDS encoding CPP1-like family protein, producing the protein MAAGLNPGEDSDGQDPYQLLQIQSDASFDEVQRARDRVLKACGDDVVARAKVEAAYDGVLMDRLRDRQSGRLSAEAATASRVERQQGEGGMVQTTNGPAALLTRFRNLSLPAPSFKGSAMVPDLTLVEGQGLLVRLSLGALALLLLLFAPQTIELLLALGTIGLFLSQIRRGRRPLSSLGWGVLLLILGLVVGALLSVAVTGSGLPFTMEQLQALPALLLLLAGTLLLA; encoded by the coding sequence ATGGCGGCAGGGCTGAACCCTGGTGAGGACTCCGATGGACAGGATCCTTACCAGCTGTTGCAAATTCAGTCCGACGCCAGTTTTGACGAGGTGCAACGCGCCCGTGATCGAGTTCTCAAGGCCTGCGGTGACGATGTAGTGGCTCGCGCGAAGGTCGAAGCGGCCTATGACGGCGTTCTCATGGATCGTCTTCGCGATCGTCAGTCCGGCCGCCTGAGCGCTGAAGCGGCGACAGCTTCGCGCGTAGAGCGTCAGCAGGGCGAGGGAGGGATGGTTCAAACCACCAACGGACCGGCGGCTCTGCTCACTCGGTTTCGCAATCTTTCACTTCCAGCTCCTTCTTTTAAGGGATCGGCGATGGTGCCCGATCTCACGCTTGTTGAAGGTCAGGGGCTGTTGGTCCGCCTCTCCCTAGGAGCTCTTGCTCTGCTCTTGTTGCTGTTTGCACCGCAGACGATCGAGCTGCTTCTCGCTTTGGGAACGATCGGTTTGTTCCTTAGTCAGATCCGCCGTGGACGCCGTCCCCTTAGCTCCTTGGGTTGGGGCGTCTTGTTGTTAATCCTCGGTCTTGTGGTTGGGGCCTTGCTCAGTGTTGCCGTGACCGGCTCGGGTCTGCCTTTCACCATGGAACAGTTGCAAGCATTGCCTGCCCTGCTGCTGCTCCTCGCTGGAACGCTGC
- a CDS encoding peptide chain release factor 3, which translates to MSTESGPQDNSELLEAVARRRNFAIISHPDAGKTTLTEKLLLYGGAIQQAGAVKARGEQRKVTSDWMELEKQRGISITSTVLQFDYTGNTINLLDTPGHQDFSEDTYRTLAAADNAVMLEDAAKGLEPQTRKLFEVCRMRQIPIFTFINKMDRPGREPLALLDEIEAELELTPWAVNWPIGSGEQFRGVIDRRTREVVLFSRAERGKQSEERHLSLDDPELLDLVESDLLDQAVEEMDLLDAAGAELDLELVHAGELTPVFFGSAMTNFGVRPFLNAFLEMAQKPVARLGHDGPVDPLSPDFSGFVFKLQANMDPRHRDRVAFVRVCSGRFEKDMTVRHARTGRTIRLSRPQKLFGQDRAVVEDAYPGDVIGLNNPGMFSIGDTLYVGSKVEYEGIPCFSPEIFSWLRNPNPSAFKNFRKGVNELREEGAVQILYDTDESKRDPILAAVGQLQLEVVQHRLENEYGVDTRLEPLGYQVARWVNGGWPALEKVGRIFNCKTVRDAWNRPVLLFKNQWNLNQLSEEHPALELSTVAPVVSGVEPISL; encoded by the coding sequence ATGAGCACGGAATCAGGTCCACAAGACAACAGCGAACTGTTGGAGGCGGTGGCACGCCGCAGAAATTTTGCGATCATTTCCCATCCAGACGCGGGCAAGACCACCCTCACAGAAAAACTGCTCTTGTACGGCGGTGCCATCCAGCAGGCTGGAGCCGTCAAGGCCCGGGGAGAGCAGCGCAAGGTGACCTCCGACTGGATGGAGTTGGAGAAGCAGCGGGGGATTTCGATCACTTCAACGGTGCTGCAGTTCGACTACACGGGCAACACCATCAACCTGCTCGATACTCCCGGACACCAGGATTTTTCAGAGGACACCTACCGGACACTGGCGGCGGCTGACAATGCCGTGATGCTTGAGGATGCGGCCAAGGGATTGGAGCCTCAGACGCGCAAGCTTTTTGAGGTCTGCCGAATGCGGCAGATCCCGATCTTTACCTTCATCAACAAAATGGATCGACCAGGGCGCGAGCCTCTGGCGCTTCTCGATGAAATCGAAGCTGAACTGGAATTGACGCCCTGGGCTGTCAACTGGCCAATCGGCAGTGGCGAGCAGTTTCGAGGTGTGATCGACCGGCGGACCCGTGAGGTGGTGTTGTTCAGTCGTGCTGAACGCGGCAAGCAGTCAGAAGAACGTCATCTGTCTCTGGATGATCCAGAACTTCTGGATCTGGTGGAGTCCGACCTCCTGGATCAGGCGGTTGAGGAGATGGATCTTTTGGACGCTGCCGGAGCGGAGCTCGACCTCGAGCTGGTGCATGCCGGTGAGCTCACGCCGGTGTTCTTCGGATCAGCGATGACCAATTTCGGTGTGCGTCCTTTCCTCAACGCCTTTCTGGAGATGGCGCAGAAACCAGTGGCTCGACTCGGTCATGACGGGCCTGTTGATCCATTGAGCCCAGATTTCAGTGGCTTCGTGTTCAAGCTTCAGGCCAACATGGATCCACGCCATCGCGATCGTGTGGCTTTCGTGCGGGTGTGCAGCGGCAGGTTTGAGAAGGACATGACCGTCCGCCACGCGCGAACAGGCCGAACCATTCGTCTCTCCCGGCCCCAGAAGCTCTTTGGTCAGGATCGTGCTGTGGTGGAGGACGCCTATCCCGGGGATGTGATCGGTCTCAATAATCCAGGCATGTTTTCGATCGGGGACACTCTTTATGTGGGTTCCAAGGTTGAGTACGAGGGCATTCCCTGTTTCAGTCCGGAGATCTTTAGTTGGCTCCGCAATCCGAATCCCTCAGCCTTCAAAAATTTCCGCAAAGGTGTGAATGAGCTGCGCGAGGAGGGTGCCGTGCAGATTCTCTATGACACCGATGAGAGCAAACGCGATCCGATCCTCGCGGCTGTTGGTCAACTACAGCTTGAGGTGGTTCAGCACCGTTTAGAGAATGAATATGGCGTAGATACCAGGCTTGAACCTCTGGGTTATCAGGTAGCCCGCTGGGTGAATGGTGGTTGGCCAGCGCTAGAGAAGGTGGGTCGGATTTTCAACTGCAAGACCGTTCGCGACGCATGGAACCGCCCGGTGTTGTTATTCAAGAATCAGTGGAACCTCAATCAGTTGTCTGAAGAGCATCCTGCTCTCGAGCTCAGCACGGTTGCTCCTGTGGTGAGTGGTGTCGAGCCGATCAGCCTTTGA
- a CDS encoding class I SAM-dependent methyltransferase yields the protein MIQRTPEPELMNEPLQVKAYAAADFASTDQALVERLDQLLRDADRWPAHGDCLIDLGCGPGNISERLARRWPRCTVVGVDAAEQMILEAEDRRRQNSIPSDRLQYVVAPLPWHAPSSQASLIVSNSLLHHLHDPQKLWGCLRLLAGSHCLVLHRDLRRPSSSSELDQLCECYTADAPELLQRDYRASLHAAFTVEEVKEQLRDAQLDHLQVRELEDRYLEISGWITGCQAGLDQPSA from the coding sequence ATGATCCAGCGGACGCCTGAGCCGGAGCTCATGAATGAGCCACTGCAGGTGAAGGCTTACGCGGCGGCGGATTTTGCTTCAACTGACCAGGCGCTGGTGGAGCGCCTTGATCAGTTGCTGCGGGACGCTGATCGTTGGCCTGCCCATGGCGACTGCCTGATTGATCTTGGTTGCGGTCCCGGCAACATCAGTGAACGTCTGGCCCGGCGCTGGCCGCGTTGCACTGTTGTCGGTGTGGATGCCGCCGAACAGATGATCCTTGAGGCGGAGGACCGCCGCCGGCAAAATAGTATCCCCAGTGATCGGCTCCAATACGTCGTCGCTCCGCTCCCCTGGCATGCGCCCTCATCCCAGGCGTCTTTGATTGTGAGCAATAGCCTCCTGCATCACTTACATGATCCTCAGAAACTCTGGGGATGCCTTCGTCTCCTCGCCGGTAGCCACTGTCTGGTTCTGCATCGGGACTTAAGGCGACCGTCCAGTTCATCTGAGCTGGATCAGCTCTGTGAGTGCTACACGGCTGATGCTCCGGAGTTACTTCAGAGGGACTATCGGGCTTCTCTTCACGCAGCTTTCACGGTCGAGGAGGTGAAAGAGCAACTGCGGGACGCCCAACTCGATCACCTCCAGGTTCGAGAACTTGAGGATCGCTATCTCGAAATCAGTGGCTGGATCACGGGCTGTCAGGCTGGTCTCGATCAGCCCAGCGCATGA
- the nrdJ gene encoding ribonucleoside-triphosphate reductase, adenosylcobalamin-dependent, with translation MIPSPVTLTPTRSVSSDTNATLPGNGDFPATAPAANPVFYRTYSRRSSVGRESWTQVGARNLGGLEKLGSLTSEEMELMARMQAEKKALPSGRWLWIGGTPWIEQQENFSGAYNCTSTNLVDWEAFGLMMDLAMMGCGTGAIIEPHLIERLPMVSNPIEILSVSDIGVTPAGERQEQTSHTISNDLVSIKVGDTRRGWVDSYQLLLELSSDARFAGRTVKVEVDLSDVRPVGETLKGFGGMANPVKLKDLYGRVARLLGKAIGRKLTSVECCLLIDEAAVTIVAGNIRRSAGMRQFASDDSSAAGAKDNLWQQDDEGNWRIDPERDALRMANHTRVYHTRPTRDVLLEAVTRQFHSGEGAIQFAPEAIARSNADLLNTPELRREFIEIYCDQGRDEAGRWLDLNHGPMDVAELEHRLGRYGLNPCGEILGADFHCNLAEIHLNQIDPSDDEGQRDAFRAGALSVACLLNHQFEVERYRQSRAWDPIVGVSFTGLFDFFVHAFGTPWLQWWEAGRPNTEEGQEFKRREAEYLSRWKATVNEAVWEYCDRHGLRRPNRCTTVQPAGTKSLLTGAAPGWHPPKAQRFIRRITFRKNDPVAMACMDYGYTVVPSQSDKDEQGRLLDDPFDPRCTEWLVEIPTEVSWANLPGADAVDINAFSAMAQFDFYMQVQTHYTAHNTSATIEFREHEIETLTDALHKTIENGDGYISAALLARFDANATFPRLPFEPIDADTYERMQNEVIQRRVSADFFEALQRYDMGEISEAGPAGCDSDKCLLPLAKPNS, from the coding sequence ATGATCCCAAGCCCTGTGACCCTGACTCCAACCCGCAGCGTCAGCTCGGACACCAATGCAACGCTGCCTGGGAATGGCGATTTCCCAGCGACCGCCCCCGCCGCCAATCCCGTCTTTTACCGGACCTACAGCCGTCGCAGCAGCGTGGGACGGGAAAGCTGGACGCAGGTCGGCGCACGCAACCTTGGCGGACTGGAGAAGCTCGGCAGCCTCACGTCCGAGGAAATGGAGTTGATGGCTCGGATGCAAGCCGAGAAGAAAGCACTCCCATCCGGACGATGGCTTTGGATCGGTGGCACACCGTGGATCGAGCAGCAGGAAAATTTCTCCGGTGCTTACAACTGCACCTCCACCAACCTTGTGGATTGGGAAGCCTTTGGTCTGATGATGGATCTGGCGATGATGGGCTGTGGTACTGGAGCCATCATTGAGCCCCATCTGATCGAGCGTCTGCCGATGGTCAGTAACCCGATTGAGATCCTTTCGGTGTCTGACATCGGTGTCACCCCCGCTGGAGAGCGTCAAGAGCAGACCAGCCACACCATCAGCAATGACTTGGTCTCCATCAAGGTCGGAGACACCCGACGCGGCTGGGTGGACAGTTACCAACTTCTGCTGGAACTCAGCAGTGATGCTCGGTTTGCTGGCAGAACCGTCAAGGTTGAGGTTGATCTCTCTGATGTCCGCCCGGTCGGCGAAACCCTTAAGGGCTTCGGCGGGATGGCCAATCCAGTGAAGCTCAAAGATCTGTATGGGAGGGTTGCACGTCTTCTCGGCAAAGCGATCGGCCGCAAGCTCACCTCCGTGGAGTGCTGCTTGCTCATCGACGAAGCCGCCGTCACCATCGTGGCGGGCAACATCCGTCGCAGTGCTGGCATGCGCCAGTTCGCCTCTGACGACTCCAGCGCAGCCGGTGCCAAGGACAATCTCTGGCAACAGGATGACGAGGGCAACTGGCGCATCGATCCTGAACGGGATGCTCTGCGCATGGCCAATCACACTCGCGTTTATCACACGCGTCCGACTCGCGACGTGCTCCTTGAAGCTGTCACCCGCCAATTCCACAGTGGTGAGGGTGCCATTCAGTTCGCGCCTGAGGCGATCGCGCGTTCAAACGCCGATCTCCTCAACACACCGGAACTGCGCCGGGAGTTCATCGAGATCTACTGCGATCAAGGCCGGGACGAGGCCGGCCGCTGGCTCGATCTCAACCACGGGCCCATGGATGTGGCCGAACTGGAGCACCGTCTTGGCCGTTACGGCCTCAACCCCTGCGGCGAAATTCTCGGTGCCGATTTCCACTGCAACCTGGCGGAGATCCACCTCAACCAGATCGACCCCAGCGATGACGAGGGCCAACGCGATGCCTTCCGCGCGGGTGCGCTGTCAGTGGCCTGCCTGCTCAACCATCAATTTGAAGTGGAGCGCTACCGCCAGAGTCGTGCCTGGGATCCGATTGTGGGCGTGAGCTTCACCGGCCTGTTCGACTTCTTCGTGCATGCCTTCGGCACCCCCTGGCTGCAGTGGTGGGAAGCCGGACGACCCAACACCGAGGAAGGCCAGGAGTTCAAACGGCGTGAAGCGGAGTACCTGAGCCGCTGGAAAGCCACGGTGAATGAGGCCGTGTGGGAGTACTGCGACCGCCATGGCTTGCGTCGCCCCAACCGTTGCACCACCGTGCAACCCGCAGGCACCAAGAGCCTGCTCACTGGCGCGGCACCAGGCTGGCACCCCCCCAAGGCCCAGCGTTTCATCCGCCGCATCACCTTCCGCAAGAACGACCCCGTTGCCATGGCGTGCATGGACTACGGCTACACCGTTGTGCCATCGCAATCCGACAAGGACGAGCAGGGTCGACTTCTCGATGATCCATTTGATCCGCGCTGCACTGAATGGTTGGTGGAAATCCCCACGGAAGTGAGCTGGGCCAATCTTCCCGGGGCTGATGCCGTGGACATCAACGCGTTCTCGGCAATGGCGCAGTTCGACTTCTACATGCAGGTTCAGACGCATTACACCGCGCACAACACCTCGGCAACCATCGAGTTCCGCGAGCACGAGATTGAAACACTCACCGATGCTCTTCACAAGACCATCGAAAACGGCGACGGCTACATCTCAGCAGCCCTGCTGGCCCGTTTCGACGCTAATGCCACGTTCCCGAGGCTCCCTTTTGAGCCCATTGATGCCGACACCTATGAACGCATGCAGAACGAGGTGATCCAGCGCCGCGTGAGCGCGGACTTCTTCGAAGCCCTCCAGCGTTACGACATGGGAGAGATCAGCGAGGCGGGTCCTGCAGGCTGCGATTCCGATAAATGCCTGCTGCCTCTGGCCAAGCCGAACTCCTGA